A stretch of Alkalicella caledoniensis DNA encodes these proteins:
- a CDS encoding IS1634 family transposase: MRLQIVSSKNAASLYVVKSIYENGKRSSKVVEKLGTVADLEKKLIDQDPIEWAKNYVEELNKKEKEEKREVLVKYSPSKLIDKGEPRLFNGGYLFLQKIYHDLGLHKICMEISQKYKFDFDLDSILSRLIYGRIIFPSSKLATYELSKKFIEQPKYDLHQIYRALEILAKETDFIQSSLYKNSLKVSKRNTGVLYYDCTNYFFEIEQGDGIKQYGPSKEHRPNPIVQMGLFMDGDGIPLAFSINRGNMNEQLTLKPLEKKIVSDFELSKFIVCTDAGLASEANRKFNDKDGRAFITTQSIKKLKAHLKKWALDPDGWKLPGSKKNYDISELDEMIDKATPEDKAKISAKVYFKERWIKENGFEQRLIVTYSIKYRDYQRKIRNSQIERAQKTIDTNPTKIKKCNANDYKRFIHKTSYTPDGEIAKKEIYSIDQAIIQKEEAFDGFYGVCTNLEDDVPEIIKVNHRRWEIEECFRIMKSEFKARPVFLKKDDRIEAHFSTCFISLVIYRMLEKRLKEEFTCHEIISELRDMNFKEIKGEGYEPLYTRTDFTDALHEAFDFRTDYQIVTKSKMKKILKDTKK; this comes from the coding sequence ATGAGACTACAAATTGTTAGTTCAAAAAATGCCGCATCTTTATATGTGGTTAAGTCTATTTACGAAAATGGAAAGCGCTCTTCTAAAGTTGTTGAAAAGCTCGGTACCGTTGCTGATTTAGAAAAAAAATTAATCGACCAAGATCCCATAGAATGGGCAAAAAATTACGTAGAAGAACTTAACAAAAAAGAAAAGGAAGAAAAAAGGGAAGTTCTTGTAAAGTACTCCCCCTCAAAACTTATTGATAAAGGTGAACCACGCTTGTTTAACGGCGGTTACCTATTCCTGCAAAAAATATATCATGATCTTGGGCTACACAAGATTTGTATGGAAATATCACAAAAATATAAGTTTGATTTTGATTTAGACTCGATTCTTTCCAGGCTTATTTACGGTAGAATTATCTTCCCTTCTTCAAAACTTGCTACATATGAGCTTTCTAAAAAGTTTATAGAACAACCCAAATATGATTTGCATCAAATATACAGAGCTCTTGAAATTCTTGCTAAGGAGACAGACTTTATCCAGTCCTCCTTGTACAAAAATAGCTTGAAGGTCTCCAAAAGAAATACCGGCGTTCTTTACTATGATTGCACCAATTACTTTTTTGAAATAGAGCAGGGAGATGGTATAAAGCAGTATGGTCCGTCAAAAGAACACAGACCAAACCCGATAGTCCAAATGGGGCTATTCATGGACGGGGATGGCATTCCTCTGGCTTTTAGCATTAACAGGGGGAATATGAATGAGCAACTGACTCTAAAACCATTGGAAAAGAAAATCGTTTCTGATTTTGAGCTTTCTAAATTTATCGTGTGCACAGATGCTGGGTTGGCTTCAGAAGCTAATCGAAAGTTTAACGACAAGGATGGTCGAGCTTTTATTACCACACAATCTATTAAAAAATTAAAAGCACACCTGAAGAAATGGGCTCTTGATCCTGATGGCTGGAAACTTCCAGGCAGCAAAAAAAACTATGATATTTCTGAACTCGATGAAATGATAGATAAGGCTACTCCTGAAGATAAAGCAAAAATAAGTGCAAAGGTCTATTTCAAAGAACGTTGGATCAAAGAAAATGGCTTTGAACAAAGATTGATTGTAACTTATTCGATCAAATACAGGGATTATCAGCGCAAAATCCGCAACTCACAAATAGAACGTGCTCAAAAGACTATAGATACAAACCCGACAAAAATCAAGAAATGTAATGCTAACGATTACAAAAGATTTATTCATAAAACGAGCTATACTCCTGATGGTGAAATTGCAAAGAAAGAAATATACAGCATTGATCAAGCTATCATCCAAAAAGAAGAAGCTTTTGATGGTTTTTATGGAGTTTGTACAAATCTTGAGGATGATGTACCTGAAATAATTAAGGTAAATCACAGGAGATGGGAAATCGAGGAATGCTTTAGGATTATGAAAAGTGAATTCAAAGCAAGACCTGTATTCTTAAAAAAAGATGACCGTATTGAAGCACATTTCAGCACATGCTTTATATCTTTAGTCATCTATAGAATGCTAGAAAAGCGACTTAAAGAGGAATTTACCTGTCATGAAATTATTAGTGAATTAAGAGATATGAATTTCAAAGAAATTAAGGGAGAAGGATATGAGCCCTTATATACTAGAACCGATTTTACCGATGCTTTACATGAAGCCTTTGACTTTCGCACAGACTACCAAATTGTAACAAAAAGCAAGATGAAAAAGATTCTAAAAGATACAAAGAAGTAA
- a CDS encoding GNAT family N-acetyltransferase, whose amino-acid sequence MVHFKKLVGEKCYLSPVDDSQAEKVGVWSNDIEVAIRTGDVTDMITYDQQKKYLEGMNNSRSYAFFIIRQEEGEVIGIARLMRVDLINRKALMGMFIGERGNRSKGIGTEATNLLLDFGFNILNLRNIMIETFSFNEPAIRTLKKVGFKEIGRRRKSIIYGKNEYDEILMDMLSDEFQDSRIEGILDNK is encoded by the coding sequence ATGGTACATTTTAAAAAGCTTGTAGGAGAAAAATGCTATTTGTCACCAGTAGATGATAGCCAAGCAGAAAAAGTAGGGGTGTGGAGCAATGATATAGAGGTAGCCATTAGGACTGGTGACGTAACGGATATGATAACTTATGACCAACAAAAAAAATACCTAGAAGGTATGAATAACAGTAGAAGTTATGCTTTCTTTATCATAAGGCAAGAGGAAGGTGAGGTCATTGGAATCGCAAGATTGATGAGGGTAGATTTAATAAACAGAAAAGCTCTAATGGGTATGTTTATTGGTGAAAGAGGTAACAGGAGTAAGGGTATAGGAACGGAAGCAACGAATCTATTACTAGACTTTGGCTTTAACATTCTTAATCTAAGGAATATAATGATAGAGACATTTTCCTTTAATGAACCTGCCATAAGAACACTAAAAAAGGTGGGTTTTAAAGAAATAGGTAGAAGAAGAAAAAGTATAATATACGGTAAAAATGAATATGATGAAATTTTGATGGATATGCTTAGTGATGAGTTTCAAGATTCCAGAATTGAGGGGATACTAGATAACAAATAA
- a CDS encoding N-acetyltransferase family protein, which yields MFYEAKERGIKRLLADISSENTSSIKFHEKNGFAEHD from the coding sequence CTGTTTTATGAAGCAAAAGAGAGAGGCATTAAAAGGTTATTGGCAGATATTTCATCTGAGAATACCAGTAGTATAAAATTTCATGAGAAAAATGGGTTTGCTGAGCATGATTAG
- a CDS encoding alpha/beta fold hydrolase: MNLRKYGEKAYKVAVIHGGPGAAGSVKPICEELSKFCGILEPLQTEMSVEGQLIELKGILEENTEEPIILIGHSWGAMLVYMFAAKYNHLVKKVILIASGSIEEKYYKDLQENRENKLTEDEKIELKRLQQIFSNPLGHDMNRVFAKFGALMEKLDSYAPLEVSNDDSLYNYEIFTKVWPEAHALRKSGSMYEMGKDIKCEVVAIHGDYDSHPAYGIKASLEKIIPNFKFYKLENCGHSPWTESYAKDEFYRILKDEIL, from the coding sequence ATGAATTTAAGAAAGTACGGAGAAAAAGCTTATAAGGTAGCTGTGATTCATGGGGGGCCAGGTGCTGCGGGAAGCGTAAAGCCTATATGTGAGGAGCTTTCTAAGTTTTGTGGCATATTGGAACCCCTTCAAACTGAAATGTCAGTAGAAGGACAGCTCATTGAGTTAAAAGGAATACTAGAAGAGAACACCGAGGAGCCGATAATTTTAATTGGTCATTCTTGGGGAGCTATGTTGGTTTACATGTTTGCAGCAAAATACAATCATTTAGTTAAAAAAGTTATTCTTATAGCAAGTGGGTCTATTGAAGAAAAGTATTACAAAGATTTACAGGAGAATAGAGAAAATAAGCTCACAGAAGATGAGAAGATTGAGCTAAAGAGATTACAACAGATTTTCTCTAATCCCCTTGGCCATGACATGAATAGGGTGTTTGCAAAGTTTGGAGCACTTATGGAGAAACTTGACAGCTACGCCCCATTAGAAGTCTCTAATGACGATAGTCTATATAACTACGAAATATTTACAAAAGTGTGGCCTGAAGCTCATGCTCTGAGGAAAAGTGGATCTATGTATGAAATGGGAAAGGATATAAAATGTGAAGTCGTTGCTATTCATGGGGATTATGATTCTCATCCAGCTTATGGCATTAAAGCATCTTTAGAAAAGATAATCCCTAATTTTAAGTTTTATAAATTAGAAAACTGTGGTCATAGTCCTTGGACTGAAAGTTATGCCAAAGATGAGTTCTATAGAATTCTAAAAGATGAGATTTTATAG
- the istA gene encoding IS21 family transposase, translating to MLTMDRIKYIRREVINKGRSINSVAKEKGHAWETVNKYVECQDFNIKKTKKTRESRLDKFKPTIDKWLEDDLNAPRKQRHTAKRIHERLQKVFKNDYDMSDRTIRSYVAKRKAELQREIVDCYLPLEHAPGEAQVDFGKVTFVENGITYEGSELVLSYPNSNGALVQLCKGENLECLLTALKSMFEFTGTVPKEIWFDNMSTAVKKIKKSHERDLTERFERFALHYGFEHNFCNPSKGNEKGHVENKVGYSRRNLFVPVPEFRELKEYNKDLLQECLEDMDRDHYVKKAKISYLFEKDIAASRPLPVVPFETSKLVKLKADKYGKIRLDGKYTYSTSPAYCQQQVWAKVTDLEVIILNNDYKEVVRHNRLYGDQLDSMQWITYIDLMSRKPFALKYTSFYSSIPDEMRCYFDTCNLEERKQGLKALNLMLQNISIEEAANVFSSAIEANCRDSDSLIGLYHRVVNGVLEMPDMELPDFVPQLKGYTTDLDVYDGLMGGGSK from the coding sequence ATGTTAACAATGGACAGAATTAAGTATATCAGAAGAGAAGTAATTAATAAAGGTCGAAGTATCAATAGTGTTGCTAAAGAAAAGGGCCATGCGTGGGAAACCGTAAATAAGTATGTTGAGTGCCAGGATTTCAACATTAAGAAAACCAAGAAGACTAGGGAATCCCGTTTAGATAAGTTTAAGCCAACAATTGATAAATGGTTAGAAGATGATCTAAATGCCCCACGAAAGCAAAGGCATACTGCTAAGAGAATCCACGAAAGGCTTCAGAAGGTTTTCAAGAACGATTATGATATGTCTGATAGAACCATTAGATCTTATGTAGCAAAGAGAAAGGCTGAGCTTCAACGAGAAATTGTTGACTGTTACTTGCCCCTAGAACACGCTCCTGGAGAGGCCCAAGTAGATTTTGGCAAAGTAACCTTTGTAGAAAACGGTATTACCTATGAGGGGTCTGAGCTTGTCTTATCTTACCCTAACTCAAATGGTGCATTGGTGCAGCTATGTAAGGGTGAAAATTTAGAGTGCTTACTTACAGCTCTTAAAAGCATGTTTGAGTTTACTGGCACAGTACCGAAAGAAATATGGTTTGATAACATGAGCACTGCTGTAAAGAAAATCAAAAAGAGTCACGAGAGAGATTTAACTGAGCGTTTTGAGAGATTTGCTCTTCATTATGGATTTGAACATAACTTTTGTAACCCTTCTAAGGGGAATGAGAAAGGGCATGTTGAAAACAAAGTTGGTTACTCAAGAAGAAACCTTTTCGTGCCGGTGCCAGAATTCCGGGAGCTTAAAGAATATAATAAAGACCTTCTACAAGAGTGTTTAGAAGATATGGATAGAGACCACTATGTAAAGAAAGCTAAAATATCTTATCTATTCGAAAAAGATATAGCTGCATCTAGGCCCTTACCAGTTGTCCCATTTGAAACTTCAAAACTAGTAAAGCTAAAGGCAGATAAGTATGGGAAAATAAGGCTTGATGGTAAATATACATATTCTACTTCTCCAGCATACTGCCAGCAGCAAGTTTGGGCCAAGGTCACTGATTTGGAAGTAATAATACTGAATAACGATTACAAAGAGGTAGTAAGGCATAATCGACTATATGGTGACCAGCTAGACTCTATGCAATGGATAACATATATTGATTTAATGTCTAGAAAGCCTTTTGCTTTAAAGTATACAAGCTTCTATTCATCTATACCAGATGAGATGCGTTGTTACTTTGATACATGTAACTTAGAAGAGCGCAAGCAGGGATTAAAAGCCCTGAATCTAATGTTACAAAATATTTCTATAGAGGAAGCTGCAAACGTTTTTAGTTCGGCCATTGAAGCTAACTGTAGAGATTCTGACAGCTTGATAGGGTTGTATCATAGGGTAGTAAATGGAGTTTTAGAAATGCCTGATATGGAGCTCCCTGATTTTGTGCCACAATTAAAGGGATACACAACAGATTTAGACGTTTATGACGGATTGATGGGTGGTGGCAGCAAATGA